One part of the Hydra vulgaris chromosome 01, alternate assembly HydraT2T_AEP genome encodes these proteins:
- the LOC136074208 gene encoding kinesin light chain 1-like, translated as MGKYNEALEIYYSVDKIRTETLGVNHPSTMTTKHNIASCLDDMGKYNDALEIYYSVDKIQTEILGNNHPSTMTTKHNIAQCLKNMGKYNEALEIYYSVDKIRTETLGVNHPSTMTTKHNIASCLDDMGKYNDALEIYYSVDKIETEILGNNHPSTMTTKHNIAFCLDNMGKYNEALEIYYSVDKIQTEILGINHPDTMTTKHNIAFCLDNMGKYNEALEIYYSIDKIQTDILGINHPSTMTTKHNIALCLNRMGKYNEALEIYYSVDKIETEILGTNHLSTMTTKHNIASCLDDMGKYNDALEIYYSVDKIETEILGNNHPSTMTTKHNIAFCLDNMGKYNEALEIYYSVDKIKTETLGINHPSTMTTKHNIAQCLKKMGKCNEALEIYYSVDKIKTETLGINHPSTMTTKHNIALCLSDIGKYNEALEIYYSVDEIQTEFLGINHPSAMTTKHNIAICLNNLEKNQTSCLII; from the coding sequence atgggaaaatataacgaggctttagaaatttattattctgttgataaaataagaaCTGAAACTTTAGGAGTCAACCATCCGTCTACAATGACAACTaaacataatatcgcaagcTGTTTGGACGacatgggaaaatataacgacgctttagaaatttattattctgttgataaaatacaaactgaaattttaggtaacAACCATCCGtctacaatgacaacaaaacataatatcgcacaatgtttgaaaaatatgggaaaatataacgaggctttagaaatttattattctgttgataaaataagaaCTGAAACTTTAGGAGTCAACCATCCGTCTACAATGACAACTaaacataatatcgcaagcTGTTTGGACGacatgggaaaatataacgacgctttagaaatttattattctgttgataaaatagaaactgaaattttaggtaacAACCATCCGtctacaatgacaacaaaacataatatcgcatTCTGTTTGGacaatatgggaaaatataacgaagctttagaaatttattattctgttgataaaatacaaactgaaattttaggaaTCAACCATCCGgatacaatgacaacaaaacataatatcgcatTCTGTTTGGacaatatgggaaaatataacgaagctttagaaatttattattctattgataaaatacaaactgataTTTTAGGAATCAACCATCCGtctacaatgacaacaaaacataatatcgcactCTGTTTGAACAgaatgggaaaatataacgaagctttagaaatttattattctgttgataaaatagaaactgaaattttaggtaccAACCATCTGTCTACAATGACAACTaaacataatatcgcaagcTGTTTGGACGacatgggaaaatataacgacgctttagaaatttattattctgttgataaaatagaaactgaaattttaggtaacAACCATCCGtctacaatgacaacaaaacataatatcgcatTCTGTTTGGacaatatgggaaaatataacgaggctttagaaatttattattctgttgacaaaataaaaactgaaactttaggaatcaaccatccgtctacaatgacaacaaaacataatatcgcacaatgtttgaaaaaaatgggAAAATGTAACGaggctttagaaatttattattctgttgataaaataaaaactgaaactttaggaatcaaccatccgtctacaatgacaacaaaacataatatcgcactCTGTTTGAGCGACAtaggaaaatataacgaagctttagaaatttattattctgttgatgaAATACAAACTGAATTTTTAGGAATCAACCATCCGTCTgcaatgacaacaaaacataatattgcaATCTGTTTGaataacttagaaaaaaatcaaacgagttgtttaattatttga